In the genome of Devosia rhizoryzae, the window GGAAGGAAAACGCCCTGAGCCGGCGCACGAAGAGGACCGCGCGGCGGTGCTGGTTGCGGGGGCAGGGGTGGCGGCCAGTGCCGTGGCGCTCGCGAGCCGCGGCAATCTCTCCTATGCCGGCGTTGCGCTTTGGGGCTTGGGCGGCATTGCGCTTCGGGCGCAGCGTGACAAGCGGCAAAAAGTGTTGCTGGCGGCACTCTCGAGCGCCGCGGCGCTTGGCGCTGTGACGGCGGTGGCGCGGGCTCGCCAGCCCCGGTTCTATCGCGCTCACACTTTCGGGAAGCGATAGGCCTTAACAGCGCGTGTTTTTTGCCTACATAATGGGTCCAGCCACGCTGCTTCGTTTCCTTCCGCGACAGTCGACCCAATGATCAAGACTCCCTCAATTTCTCCCGCTTTCCTGCCGCTTGCGACCGAGCAAGGCGCGCCTCTGCGCCCCCACGCCGGCCCGCAGGACGACGACGGCGGACGCCGCGGCGGCGGTGACGACAGCGATTTCGAATCCGGGACGGTGACCAAAACGCGTCCCAAAACCAAGCGCCCGAACCTTTACCGGGTGCTGCTCCTCAACGACGACTACACGCCGATGGAATTCGTCGTTCTGGTCTTGCAGGACGTCTTCAACAAGTCACGCGAAGACGCTCTCCAGATCATGCTGCATGTTCACCAAAAGGGGGTCGGTGAGTGCGGCGTATATCCATACGAAGTGGCCGAGACCAAGGTCACCCGCGTCATGGATACGGCACGCAAGAACCAGCATCCGCTGCAATGCGTGATGGAAAAACAGTAGGAACATCATATGCCCTCATTTTCGCGCGGACTCGAAAAGGCCCTGCACCAGGCGATGAACCTGGCCCGTGAGCGCAATCATGAGTTCGCCACGCTCGAACATCTGCTTCTGGCGCTGACCGACGACCGCGAAACGATCGCCGTCCTGACCGGATGCGATGTCGACATCGACGCGCTCAAGAGCGATCTCGAAGACTTCATCAATGAAGAACTGGACACCCTGGTCGTGCAGAACGGCCAGGATGCGCGCCCGACCGCTGCATTCCAGCGCGTCATTCAGCGCGCGGTGATCCACGTTCAATCCTCGGGCCGTGAAGAAGTGACCGGTGCAAATGTGCTGGTCGCGATTTTTGCGGAACGCGAAAGCCATGCCGCTTATTTCCTTGAACAGCAGGACATGAGCCGGCTCGACGCCGTCAATTTCATCAGTCACGGGATCACCAAATCGGGTCCCAGCGAGGAACGCAAAGTGCGTGGTGCCGAAGACGGTGAAGGCGGAGCCGAGGGTGGCGCCGAAGGCAAGAAAAGCTCGGCTCTGGCCGATTTCTGCGTCAACCTCAACGAGAAGGCCAAGGCCGGCAAGATCGACCCGCTGATCGGGCGCGATGCCGAGCTGCGCCGCACCATTCAGGTGCTTTGCCGCCGCTCCAAGAACAACCCGCTCTACGTGGGTGACGCCGGCGTCGGCAAGACGGCGATCGCGGAAGGCCTCGCCCGCAAGATCATCGAAGGCGATGTGCCCGAAGTGCTCAAGGAGGCGGTCATCTATTCGCTCGACATGGGTTCGCTCCTCGCCGGCACGCGCTATCGCGGTGACTTTGAAGAGCGCCTCAAGCAGGTGATGAAGGAACTCGAAAAGCAGCCCAATGCGGTGCTGTTCATCGACGAAATCCACACCATGATCGGTGCCGGCGCGACCTCGGGCGGTGCGCTCGATGCGTCGAACCTCCTCAAGCCGGCTCTGGCTTCGGGGGCGATCCGCTGCATCGGCTCGACAACCTACAAGGAATATCGCCAGTTCTTTGAAAAGGACCGTGCGCTCGTTCGTCGTTTCCAGAAGATCGACGTCAATGAGCCAAGCGTTCCGGATGCGATCGAGATCATCAAGGGCTTGCGTCCTTATTTCGAGGACTTCCACAAGATCAAGTATACCGATGAAGCGCTCACCGCAGCCGTGGAGCTGAGCGCGCGCTACATCAACGATCGCAAGCTGCCCGACAAGGCGATCGACGTGATCGACGAGACCGGCGCAAGCCAGAAGCTTCTGGCCGAGGACGAGCGCAAGGAAATCATCGACGTCGAGGATATCGAAGCGACGATCGCGACCATCGCGCGCATCCCGCCGAAATCGGTTTCCAAGTCCGATGCCGAATTGCTGTCGAGCCTTGAAACCAGCCTGAAGACGGTGGTGTTCGGGCAAGACGCGGCGATCACGGCCCTGTCTTCGGCGATCAAGCTGGCGCGTGCCGGCTTGCGTGAACCGGAAAAGCCGATCGGCTCCTACCTCTTCACCGGCCCGACCGGCGTGGGCAAGACTGAAGTGGCAAAGCAGTTGGCCGATACGCTCGGCGTGGAACTGCTGCGGTTCGACATGTCCGAATATATGGAGCGTCACACGATCAGCCGTTTGATCGGTGCTCCTCCGGGCTATGTCGGTTTCGACCAAGGTGGTTTGCTGACCGACGGCGTCGACCAGAACCCGCATTGCGTGGTGCTGCTCGACGAAATCGAGAAGGCGCATCCGGATCTCTACAACATCCTGTTGCAGGTGATGGACCACGGCAAGCTGACGGATCACAACGGCAAGGCGGTCGATTTCCGCAATGTCATCCTGATCATGACGTCCAATGTGGGTGCCGCAGAGCTGGCTCGTTCGCCGATCGGCTTTGGCCGCAAGCGCGAGCAGGGGGACGACGAAGAGGCGATCAACCGCACCTTCTCGCCCGAGTTCCGCAACCGTCTCGATGCGATCATTTCGTTCGCACCGCTGCCGCGCGAAGTCGTGCGCCGCGTGGTCGAAAAGTTCGTGCTGCAGCTCGAGGGCCAGCTGGCCGAACGCGGCGTCACGATCAACCTCACGCCAGAAGCGGCCGATTGGCTGGCCGAGCATGGCTATGACGAACGCATGGGTGCGCGCCCGCTGGGCCGCGTGATCCAGGAGCATGTCAAGAAGCCGCTGGCCGACCAGGTGCTGTTCGGCGAGCTGGTGAATGGTGGCAATGTCACCGTGGCCGTGGTGGGCGAGGGAAGCGAGGCGAAGCTGGAATTGGTGGCGACGCCGCCGCGTCCAGCCAAGCCCAAGGCGCTGCCCAAGCCGAAGAAGCCCAAGGCGACTGCCGACAAGGAATAAGCGAAGGCCCGGAGCGATCCGGGCCTTTTTCTTTGCGCTGGGAGTGGAAAAATGTCGAAATAGAGCTGGCTGGTTCGTCGTCGCAGTGAACATGGCTTTCACCTGGAGATTTCCCCATGCGCTACTTCATGAGCATCATTCCGCCCGCCGACCTTAAATCCGAAGACATCCCGCAGGGTTTGATGGACGCGATGGGGCCGTGGATGGAGAAGACCCTTGGCGATGGATCACTGATTTCGACGGGCGGACTGAAACCGACGCCAGAAGGCAAGCGGCTGGTCGGGAACACGGGTGAGATCGTGGTGACGGATGGGCCTTATTCGGAAGCCAAGGAAGTCATCGGCGGCTATGCCGTGTTCGAGGCAGCCGATCTTGCAGCGGCGACAGCGCTGGCCAGCGAGTTCATGCAGCTCCATATCGACAATGGGCTCAAGACCGTCGTCCTGGAGCTTCGCGAGATTGCCGGCGGCGCCAATTATTAGGAGCGGGGCTGAACGACATGGCCGTTAAGCGCATGGACAATGTGGGGATCGCCTTTGCGGACCTCGACAAGGCGATCGCCTTCTTCGAGGTGCTCGGCCTCGATCTTGTGCAGCGGATGATGGTGGAAGGCGAGTGGGCCGGGAGGGTGACGGGCCTTCGCGACCAGCAGGTCGAGATTGCGATGATGCGAACGCCTGACGGACATAGCCAGCTGGAGCTTTCGCGCTTCCTCGCACCCGAGATTGCCCAGGACAATCGGACGGCGCCGGTCAACTCGCTGGGCTATATGCGGGTGATGTTTGCGGTCGACGACCTCGATGGCACGCTGGCGCAGCTGGGCAAGCTTGGCGCAACCGTCGTGGACGAAGTGGTCAACTACAGGGATGTTTATCGCCTCTGCTATATTCGTGGTCCCGAGGGCTTGCTGATCGGGCTGGCGGAGGAGCTTGGCGCCTAGGGCTGCTTTCTGAGCTCGACCTGCATCAGCGGCGACCATTGGTTGCCGATGTTCTGCTCCCAGCGGCCGGTGAGGGTCTGGCCCTCAGAGGAAAAGTTCCCGTCGAAGCGCTGCTTGGTGCCGATGATCTGCCAGCGCTTGCCCTCGAGCGAGGCAGTAAAATCGCTGAACGTGCCATCTGGGTCATAGCTGCGGGTGACGTAACCCTTGCCTGACGGGTCAAGGGCGATGATTTCCATCGACAGTGCACGATCGCCGTCCATTTGTGCGTCTACGTCGTGAAGGACGAACATGTTGTTGGCCGAGCGGCGGTAGGTGTCGGTTGCGACCGAAACCGCGCCTGCGTTGCCGTTGGCGTCCAGCATAGTGATGGTTGTGCGCCAGGTGCCGATCAGGGGCTCCAGGGCGGCAAGGCGTGGGTCGGCCATGAATTTCTCCGGCTCGCATAAGCTTGTTGCCTTCGCGGCAGCTTAGCAGCAGCCAAGCGTCTGATCCAGAGAGGGAGGTTGCCAAGCGGGCCGCGGCGGGGCATTAAGAATGTCTTCGTCGGACTCGGGCTTTGTTCCGGGTGGCTTCTCCGGGCGCCTATCCCTCGGTTTTCAAGAATAGCAGCGCCGCGAGCTTGATGCCGGCGCCCTTGGTCTTGTTCATGTTCAATTTAGCTGATTACCGCGCCGAGTGGGTGCGGAATGTGCGTGGAGACTTGCTCTCCGGGCTCGTTGTTGCGCTGGCACTGGTGCCGGAGGCGATTGCCTTTTCGATCATCGCGGGTGTCGATCCCAAGGTCGGGCTTTATGCCTCCGTGGTGATTGCCATCGTCATTTCCATTTTCGGCGGGCGACCGGCGATGATCTCGGCAGCAACCGCGGCGACTGCCGTTTTGATGGGGTCGCTGGTGCGCGAGCATGGGCTCGACTACCTCCTTGCGGCAACAATCCTGGCGGGGCTGCTGCAGATCGCGGCGGGATATCTCAAGCTCCATACGGTGATGCGCTTTGTATCGAAGTCGGTGATGACGGGCTTCGTCAATGCCCTAGCCATCCTGATCTTCATGGCGCAACTGCCGGAGCTGATTGGGGTGCAGTGGATGACCTATCCGATGGTGGCGCTGGCTTTGGCTATCATCTACCTCTTTCCGCGCATCACGACGCTGGTGCCATCACCGCTGGTGGCGATCGTGGTACTGGCCTTGGTCGCCTACTTCACCGGCATGGATGTGCGGCTGGTCGGTGACATGGGCGAGTTGCCTACGACGCTGCCGTTCTTCCTCGTCCCGCAGGTGCCGCTGACTCTCGAGATGATCTGGATCATCTTGCCCTATTCGTTGGGCGTGGCGGCGGTTGGGCTGCTGGAGTCGTTGATGACGGCGCAGATCATCGACGATTATACCGATACCTCCAGCGACAAGCGGCAGGAGAGCGTTGGGCAAGGCATTGCCAACATTGCCTCGGGCTTTTTCGGAGGCATGGCGGGCTGTGCCATGATCGGGCAGTCCGGGATCAACGTGCGGTCTGGCGGCCGCGGGCGGCTGTCGACGTTTCTGGCAGGTGCCTATCTCCTGGTGTTGCTGGTGGTGCTGGGGGACATCCTGCGGGTGATCCCCATGCCGGCGCTGGTGGCGATCATGATCATGGTGTCGATCGGCACCTTTGATTGGCGCTCGATCCGCAACTTGCGCGATCATCCGCGCTCGTCATCCATGGTGATGCTGGCAACGGTCGCCTTCGTGGTCTACACGCACAATCTCGCCATCGGCGTGCTGGTGGGCGTGCTGTTGTCGGGCGTGTTCTTTGCCTGGAAGATTTCGCAGATCTTCGATGTCCGCAAGGAGCTCAGCGAGGACGGCAAGGTCCGGATCTACCATGTACAGGGGCAACTGTTTTTCGCCTCGGCCGAGCAGTTCATGGCCGCGTTCGATTTTAGCGAGGCAGTGGAGCGGGTCGTGATCGATCTGACGCACGCCCATATCTGGGACATTTCGAGCGTCGCTAGCATCGACAAGGCGGTGATCAAATTCCGCAAGGCCGGTCGCGAGGTCACTTTGCGCGGCATGAACCGTGCCAGTGCGACAATTGTCGACGAGCTGGGCGTGCACCATAAGGGCAATGGAGATCTGCTGGTGGGCCACTAGGCACAGAGATCAGAGGGCCGCGGCTATGTCCATGGCCAGAGCAGCAAGCTCTGCGTTGTCGGCCTGACCGCCGCCGTGGCTGGCGAGCGGGACGCCTTCGTAGGCGGGGATGATGTGGAAGTGGAGGTGGAAGACCGTCTGCCCGGCGGGTGCCTCGTTGAACTGGGCGAGGCGGATACCGTCGGCACCGGTCGCGGTCTGCACGGCTATGGCGACGCGCTGGACGAGGGGAATGACGGCGGCGAGGTCGGCCGGATCGGCATCGAGGAGGTTACGCGATGCCGGTTTGGGGATGACCAGGGTGTGGCCGCGAGACTGGGGGAAGATGTCCATCATGACGAGGGCGGTGTCGTCCTCATAGACCTTGTGAGCCGGAATTTCGCCGCGAAGGATTTTGGCGAAGATGTTGGTCGGGTCGTAGGTCATGGCGGCTCCGGTCTTTTTCTCCTCTCTACGTCTTCACACCCTCGATGTCATCCCGGCCTTGAGCCGGGATCCATCTTGAGATCTCAGGATGGGCCCCGGCGTTCGCCGGGGTGACAGCCGGTGGGTGGGTGAAGCTTCGGGCTAACTACTTGTCCTGCCGCTCGCCTTTGCGGAAGGGCGTGTAGGTTTCCAGGGTTTCCTGCTGCTGTTCGACGGCGGGGCGTTCGTCTTCGAGATAGTCGGCGACGGCGCGGCGCAGGCCGGGGTGGGCGATCCAGTGGATGGAATGGGTGAGGACGGGCTCGTAGCCGCGTGCGAGCTTGTGCTCGCCCTGGGCGCCGGCTTCGACAGTTTTGAGGCCGTGGGCGATGGCGTAGTCGATCGCCTGGTAATAGCAAACTTCGAAGTGGAGGAAGGG includes:
- a CDS encoding SulP family inorganic anion transporter, coding for MFNLADYRAEWVRNVRGDLLSGLVVALALVPEAIAFSIIAGVDPKVGLYASVVIAIVISIFGGRPAMISAATAATAVLMGSLVREHGLDYLLAATILAGLLQIAAGYLKLHTVMRFVSKSVMTGFVNALAILIFMAQLPELIGVQWMTYPMVALALAIIYLFPRITTLVPSPLVAIVVLALVAYFTGMDVRLVGDMGELPTTLPFFLVPQVPLTLEMIWIILPYSLGVAAVGLLESLMTAQIIDDYTDTSSDKRQESVGQGIANIASGFFGGMAGCAMIGQSGINVRSGGRGRLSTFLAGAYLLVLLVVLGDILRVIPMPALVAIMIMVSIGTFDWRSIRNLRDHPRSSSMVMLATVAFVVYTHNLAIGVLVGVLLSGVFFAWKISQIFDVRKELSEDGKVRIYHVQGQLFFASAEQFMAAFDFSEAVERVVIDLTHAHIWDISSVASIDKAVIKFRKAGREVTLRGMNRASATIVDELGVHHKGNGDLLVGH
- a CDS encoding YciI family protein, with the translated sequence MRYFMSIIPPADLKSEDIPQGLMDAMGPWMEKTLGDGSLISTGGLKPTPEGKRLVGNTGEIVVTDGPYSEAKEVIGGYAVFEAADLAAATALASEFMQLHIDNGLKTVVLELREIAGGANY
- the clpA gene encoding ATP-dependent Clp protease ATP-binding subunit ClpA; this encodes MPSFSRGLEKALHQAMNLARERNHEFATLEHLLLALTDDRETIAVLTGCDVDIDALKSDLEDFINEELDTLVVQNGQDARPTAAFQRVIQRAVIHVQSSGREEVTGANVLVAIFAERESHAAYFLEQQDMSRLDAVNFISHGITKSGPSEERKVRGAEDGEGGAEGGAEGKKSSALADFCVNLNEKAKAGKIDPLIGRDAELRRTIQVLCRRSKNNPLYVGDAGVGKTAIAEGLARKIIEGDVPEVLKEAVIYSLDMGSLLAGTRYRGDFEERLKQVMKELEKQPNAVLFIDEIHTMIGAGATSGGALDASNLLKPALASGAIRCIGSTTYKEYRQFFEKDRALVRRFQKIDVNEPSVPDAIEIIKGLRPYFEDFHKIKYTDEALTAAVELSARYINDRKLPDKAIDVIDETGASQKLLAEDERKEIIDVEDIEATIATIARIPPKSVSKSDAELLSSLETSLKTVVFGQDAAITALSSAIKLARAGLREPEKPIGSYLFTGPTGVGKTEVAKQLADTLGVELLRFDMSEYMERHTISRLIGAPPGYVGFDQGGLLTDGVDQNPHCVVLLDEIEKAHPDLYNILLQVMDHGKLTDHNGKAVDFRNVILIMTSNVGAAELARSPIGFGRKREQGDDEEAINRTFSPEFRNRLDAIISFAPLPREVVRRVVEKFVLQLEGQLAERGVTINLTPEAADWLAEHGYDERMGARPLGRVIQEHVKKPLADQVLFGELVNGGNVTVAVVGEGSEAKLELVATPPRPAKPKALPKPKKPKATADKE
- a CDS encoding HIT family protein, which gives rise to MTYDPTNIFAKILRGEIPAHKVYEDDTALVMMDIFPQSRGHTLVIPKPASRNLLDADPADLAAVIPLVQRVAIAVQTATGADGIRLAQFNEAPAGQTVFHLHFHIIPAYEGVPLASHGGGQADNAELAALAMDIAAAL
- a CDS encoding DUF1579 family protein; protein product: MADPRLAALEPLIGTWRTTITMLDANGNAGAVSVATDTYRRSANNMFVLHDVDAQMDGDRALSMEIIALDPSGKGYVTRSYDPDGTFSDFTASLEGKRWQIIGTKQRFDGNFSSEGQTLTGRWEQNIGNQWSPLMQVELRKQP
- the clpS gene encoding ATP-dependent Clp protease adapter ClpS; the encoded protein is MIKTPSISPAFLPLATEQGAPLRPHAGPQDDDGGRRGGGDDSDFESGTVTKTRPKTKRPNLYRVLLLNDDYTPMEFVVLVLQDVFNKSREDALQIMLHVHQKGVGECGVYPYEVAETKVTRVMDTARKNQHPLQCVMEKQ
- a CDS encoding VOC family protein — protein: MAVKRMDNVGIAFADLDKAIAFFEVLGLDLVQRMMVEGEWAGRVTGLRDQQVEIAMMRTPDGHSQLELSRFLAPEIAQDNRTAPVNSLGYMRVMFAVDDLDGTLAQLGKLGATVVDEVVNYRDVYRLCYIRGPEGLLIGLAEELGA